From the genome of Xyrauchen texanus isolate HMW12.3.18 chromosome 22, RBS_HiC_50CHRs, whole genome shotgun sequence, one region includes:
- the klf11b gene encoding Krueppel-like factor 11b, which produces MSKRQLLNMEEICGESWMEVCEAFLEGKRHSGEHTSCSVPEYNDLEAAEALVFMSIWSQKSPNPNSFKPRPLTPASDSCDSLLQPEPPETPNDFVCLSSLCMTPPHSPSFSETSNTTAGPASPSPLARPCPSLPHFITPMQTTEKTTSSPCRAMATSVIRHTADSSLYQNIPQAVHPLKTEKQMQPEASTQPQRDTTTASTCQNCIAPHSKDDKLSPTSPQSPPPTPSPPIICQMFPVAQPGVISATFIQSPAQKPSHGMTSILPQPFIMGSSVPQGTVMFVMPQSPMSSAPQCPQTVMTLGNTKLLPLAPAPVYVPSGQSSVMQVDFSRRRNYVCNFSGCRKTYFKSSHLKAHLRTHTGEKPFSCNWEGCDKKFARSDELSRHRRTHTGEKKFACPVCDRRFMRSDHLTKHARRHMTTKKIPSWQTEVRNLNKITAAKTLHPGTALPISMLLPGSN; this is translated from the exons ATGTCAAAACGCCAGTTACTTAACATGGAAGAAATATGTGGG GAATCTTGGATGGAGGTCTGCGAGGCATTTCTGGAAGGGAAAAGGCACAGTGGCGAACACACTTCATGCAGTGTGCCGGAATATAATGATTTGGAGGCGGCAGAAGCTCTGGTCTTCATGAGCATCTGGAGTCAGAAGTCTCCAAATCCCAACTCCTTCAAACCTCGTCCTCTTACCCCAGCGTCAGACTCTTGCGACTCTCTCCTGCAACCTGAACCACCAGAGACCCCAAACGACTTTGTCTGCCTCTCCTCACTG TGTATGACCCCACCACACAGTCCCAGCTTTTCTGAGACCTCTAACACTACAGCAGGGCCAGCCTCCCCCTCCCCACTGGCCCGACCTTGTCCCAGCCTCCCCCACTTCATCACTCCAATGCAAACCACAGAGAAAACCACATCTTCGCCTTGCAGGGCTATGGCAACTAGTGTAATACGTCACACAGCTGACAGCTCCCTctatcaaaacattccacaaGCAGTCCACCCTCTAAAGACTGAGAAACAGATGCAACCTGAGGCTTCAACCCAACCCCAAAGGGACACCACAACAGCAAGCACATGCCAAAACTGCATTGCACCCCATTCTAAAGATGACAAACTCTCGCCAACATCCCCACAGTCACCCCCCCCAACCCCTAGTCCACCAATCATATGCCAGATGTTTCCTGTGGCACAACCAGGAGTCATCTCAGCCACGTTTATTCAGAGCCCAGCTCAGAAGCCCAGCCATGGGATGACGTCTATCTTACCACAGCCTTTCATAATGGGCTCCTCAGTGCCTCAGGGGACAGTGATGTTCGTGATGCCTCAGTCACCTATGTCTTCAGCTCCACAATGCCCACAGACTGTTATGACCCTGGGCAACACCAAGCTCCTGCCTCTGGCTCCTGCACCAGTTTACGTGCCATCAGGGCAGAGCAGTGTCATGCAGGTCGACTTTTCCCGCAGACGCAACTATGTCTGCAATTTCTCAGGCTGTCGGAAGACCTATTTTAAGAGCTCTCACCTAAAGGCACATCTCAGAACTCACACAG GGGAGAAACCTTTCAGCTGTAACTGGGAAGGCTGCGATAAGAAATTTGCTCGCTCCGACGAGCTCTCCCGCCACCGGCGAACGCACACGGGTGAAAAGAAGTTTGCCTGCCCAGTTTGTGACAGGCGGTTTATGCGTAGTGACCACCTCACCAAGCATGCACGCCGGCACATGACCACTAAGAAGATCCCTTCCTGGCAAACAGAGGTGCGGAATCTCAACAAGATCACCGCAGCCAAGACCTTGCACCCTGGCACAGCACTACCAATCAGCATGTTGCTTCCAGGTTCAAACTGA